One Owenweeksia hongkongensis DSM 17368 genomic region harbors:
- a CDS encoding DUF2461 domain-containing protein, producing MKYFDRDFLEFFKELAANNHKEWFYVNRKRYEKSVKKPFENFISALLEESRQIDPSISAQAKDCIFRINRDIRFSQDKSPYKLDRSAIISEKGRKDHSSPGFYISLGPEHISVGGGAYFLQKKQLAAVRHKIADNPKKVKALLNDPNFVNFFDELKGEENKRLPKELTEAAEKQPLIYKKQLYYMTTLDPALIETDELMPIVLEHFSAGAPVSAFLKNAISN from the coding sequence ATGAAATATTTTGATCGTGACTTTTTAGAGTTTTTTAAGGAGCTTGCCGCTAATAATCACAAAGAGTGGTTTTATGTGAACCGCAAGCGCTATGAGAAGTCTGTAAAGAAACCCTTTGAAAATTTTATATCGGCACTACTGGAGGAGTCTCGTCAAATTGATCCTTCTATTTCAGCCCAAGCTAAAGACTGTATTTTTCGCATAAATCGTGATATCCGCTTTTCGCAGGATAAATCACCCTATAAATTGGATCGCTCAGCTATTATTTCTGAAAAAGGAAGAAAGGATCATTCTTCACCAGGCTTTTATATTTCGCTCGGCCCAGAACATATAAGCGTTGGCGGGGGTGCTTATTTTTTACAAAAAAAACAATTGGCAGCTGTACGCCATAAAATTGCCGACAACCCCAAAAAAGTAAAGGCTTTACTAAATGATCCCAACTTTGTAAATTTCTTTGACGAATTAAAGGGAGAAGAAAACAAACGTCTACCCAAAGAGCTTACTGAGGCTGCAGAAAAACAGCCGTTGATTTATAAAAAGCAATTGTATTATATGACTACGCTAGATCCAGCGTTAATAGAAACGGATGAACTTATGCCTATCGTCCTTGAGCACTTTTCGGCTGGTGCACCAGTAAGTGCCTTTTTGAAAAACGCCATCTCAAACTAA
- a CDS encoding gliding motility-associated C-terminal domain-containing protein → MRYSLLILLLLLGLSSKGSHIIGGNFEVTQKSGNEFNVMLTIFKDCSRGTARLTDMYVSAFDAATGAEVVRVLIAINPGDTLALGDECYSPPSLCVEEYNYLDSITLPNNPNGYILSAQLCCRNAIIDNIVNPDQTGMTWTVKVPDPAIGNSTPRLGRYPTAGFLCLQQLRTLDLGAVDPDGDSLFYELVTPYTSPSSPPGSNPAKAPPYSPINWNTGYSANNAIIGNPSLQIDGNTGVLTCNASQIGLYVFAYSVSEYRGGVRIGEVRRDMQLQVLPCETNTLPTFVAPQTLSYNTIVREETCISILVVDSNETDSIYVTSEFAATPGYEGSTAPSSIKKNGFGSVQGQICYTPNCLDVNLVKTMAINLKAISYNCRHTDTITESLVINLESINPDVEELFPNVFTPNGDGANDFFQLTEPISIPCLNDFEIRIFNRWGTLVYEHQGSDFSWDGNYKSRETADGVYYFIINGSYTDEPFTYKNFLTLIR, encoded by the coding sequence ATGAGATACTCGCTCCTCATACTACTATTACTACTTGGACTTTCATCCAAAGGCTCACATATTATTGGCGGAAACTTTGAGGTAACTCAAAAAAGTGGAAACGAATTTAATGTGATGCTTACCATATTTAAAGATTGTAGCAGGGGCACCGCCAGACTTACAGACATGTATGTTTCAGCATTTGATGCTGCCACAGGCGCTGAAGTAGTGCGCGTATTAATAGCGATAAACCCCGGGGACACACTTGCCTTGGGAGATGAATGCTACTCGCCACCTTCGCTATGTGTGGAGGAATACAATTACCTTGATAGCATTACTCTTCCTAATAATCCCAATGGATATATTTTATCTGCCCAGCTCTGCTGTCGCAATGCCATTATTGACAACATAGTCAACCCAGACCAAACGGGCATGACGTGGACAGTCAAGGTACCTGACCCTGCTATTGGCAATAGCACACCACGGTTGGGTCGATATCCCACGGCAGGCTTTTTATGCTTACAGCAGTTGCGCACGCTCGATCTCGGAGCTGTCGATCCTGATGGCGATTCACTATTTTACGAATTGGTAACTCCCTACACCAGCCCTTCGAGCCCACCGGGAAGCAATCCTGCAAAAGCACCTCCTTACAGCCCCATCAACTGGAATACTGGCTACTCCGCAAACAATGCTATTATTGGTAATCCCTCCTTACAAATTGATGGCAACACAGGAGTTTTAACATGTAATGCGTCTCAAATTGGATTATATGTGTTTGCCTATTCTGTAAGTGAGTATCGAGGTGGTGTAAGAATAGGTGAAGTGAGGCGGGATATGCAACTTCAAGTTTTACCCTGTGAAACGAATACTCTTCCCACATTTGTTGCACCTCAAACTCTTAGCTATAATACTATCGTGCGCGAAGAAACCTGCATCTCTATTCTAGTAGTTGATTCCAATGAAACAGACTCCATTTATGTGACTTCAGAGTTTGCAGCTACACCAGGCTATGAAGGCAGTACCGCTCCTTCGTCAATAAAAAAAAATGGCTTTGGAAGTGTTCAGGGTCAAATTTGCTATACACCAAACTGCCTAGATGTGAACCTGGTTAAAACTATGGCAATTAACCTTAAGGCTATTTCTTATAACTGCAGACACACAGACACCATCACAGAAAGTCTTGTCATAAACCTAGAATCGATAAACCCTGATGTAGAGGAGTTGTTTCCCAATGTGTTTACCCCAAATGGTGATGGAGCAAATGATTTCTTTCAACTCACCGAACCCATTTCTATCCCGTGCTTAAATGATTTTGAGATCAGAATTTTTAACCGGTGGGGAACACTGGTTTATGAGCATCAAGGCTCCGACTTTAGTTGGGACGGGAACTATAAATCACGCGAGACTGCAGATGGCGTTTACTACTTTATCATAAACGGGTCATACACCGATGAGCCTTTTACCTACAAAAACTTCCTTACCCTCATTAGATAA
- a CDS encoding alpha-ketoacid dehydrogenase subunit alpha/beta, giving the protein MKDANTAQSISISKYILKKAFSLMSTAKSMAELYEGNKEITAKYVHATSRGHEAIQLAMAMHLKPQDWVAPYYRDDSVLLGIGMRPYDVMLQLLAKRDDPFSGGRTYYSHPSLNDADKPKIPHQSSATGMQAIPTTGVAMGIALKEIHNLGENYGAEKPVVVCSIGDAAMTEGEISEAMQMAALKQLPIIFVVQDNGWDISANEKETRAMNAAEYAEGFKKIETRSIDGTIFSESYKTMEEVITIVRKERRPFLVHAKVPLLNHHTSGVRMEFYRHDKDELAEARSRDPYPKMIQELKAAGISGAEINEIESAAIATVESDYKEALKAEDPRPEDLYMHDFAPTSITEETGEREPKGREKTVMVDSALFAIKELMHKHPEALLYGQDVGARIGGVFREAATLAQTFGDDRVFNTPIQEAFIVGSTVGMSAVGLKPIVEVQFADYIWPGLNQLFTEVSRSCYLSNGKWPVSMILRVPIGAYGSGGPYHSSSVESVLTNIRGIKIAYPSTGADLKGLMKAAYYDPNPVVMLEHKGLYWSKIKGTEDAKTVEPSDDYVVPFGKGRIAYEADEEAIENGESCCIVTYGMGVYWAKEAWKQHQGQVEVVDLRTLYPLDEDLITERVKKHGKCLVVTEEPVRNSFAQGLAGFIQKECFRKLDAPVEVIGSENMPAIPLNSTLEQEMIPNGKKVAERVSELLAY; this is encoded by the coding sequence ATGAAAGACGCAAATACAGCACAGTCAATTTCTATTTCGAAATATATTCTAAAAAAAGCCTTTAGCTTGATGAGTACAGCCAAGAGTATGGCCGAGCTCTACGAAGGAAATAAGGAAATTACCGCGAAGTATGTGCATGCCACCAGTCGTGGGCATGAGGCTATTCAATTGGCAATGGCCATGCATTTGAAACCACAAGATTGGGTTGCACCATACTACCGTGATGATTCTGTTTTGCTGGGAATAGGTATGCGTCCTTACGATGTAATGTTACAGCTTTTAGCGAAACGCGATGATCCATTTTCTGGTGGAAGAACTTACTATTCGCACCCCAGTTTGAATGATGCGGACAAGCCAAAAATTCCTCACCAGTCTTCGGCTACGGGCATGCAAGCCATTCCTACCACAGGTGTGGCTATGGGAATTGCTTTAAAGGAAATCCATAATTTGGGGGAAAACTATGGTGCAGAAAAGCCTGTAGTTGTTTGTTCTATTGGAGATGCGGCAATGACAGAGGGAGAAATTTCTGAGGCCATGCAAATGGCGGCCTTAAAGCAATTGCCAATCATTTTTGTGGTTCAGGACAACGGCTGGGATATTTCAGCCAACGAAAAGGAGACTCGTGCTATGAACGCGGCAGAATATGCCGAAGGGTTTAAAAAGATAGAAACCCGCAGCATAGATGGTACCATTTTTAGCGAAAGCTATAAAACCATGGAAGAGGTTATCACTATTGTGAGAAAGGAAAGACGACCATTTTTGGTGCACGCAAAAGTGCCATTGCTAAACCACCATACTTCTGGGGTGAGGATGGAATTTTATCGTCACGATAAAGACGAATTGGCAGAAGCAAGGAGCCGTGATCCGTATCCAAAAATGATTCAGGAGTTGAAGGCTGCGGGGATTTCGGGTGCTGAAATTAATGAGATTGAGTCAGCCGCCATAGCAACTGTTGAGTCAGATTACAAAGAGGCTTTGAAAGCTGAAGATCCGCGCCCAGAAGATTTATATATGCATGACTTTGCGCCTACTTCCATTACTGAGGAAACAGGTGAGCGCGAGCCAAAGGGTAGAGAAAAAACCGTAATGGTAGATTCAGCGCTTTTTGCCATCAAAGAACTAATGCACAAGCACCCGGAAGCATTGCTTTATGGACAAGATGTAGGTGCACGTATTGGAGGGGTTTTTAGAGAAGCAGCTACATTGGCGCAGACTTTTGGAGACGACCGTGTATTTAATACACCCATCCAGGAGGCATTTATTGTAGGGTCTACAGTGGGCATGAGTGCTGTTGGCTTGAAGCCAATCGTAGAAGTGCAGTTTGCCGATTATATCTGGCCAGGTTTGAACCAACTGTTTACGGAGGTTTCACGAAGTTGCTATTTGAGTAACGGTAAATGGCCAGTGAGTATGATTTTACGTGTGCCAATAGGCGCTTATGGTTCTGGAGGCCCTTATCACTCTAGTAGTGTTGAGAGTGTGTTGACTAATATTCGCGGAATTAAAATCGCTTACCCAAGTACAGGGGCCGATTTGAAGGGGCTGATGAAAGCCGCATATTATGACCCCAACCCGGTAGTAATGCTAGAGCACAAAGGACTTTACTGGAGTAAAATAAAAGGTACTGAAGATGCCAAAACTGTAGAGCCATCCGATGATTATGTGGTTCCTTTTGGCAAAGGAAGAATCGCATACGAAGCGGATGAAGAAGCCATAGAAAATGGTGAATCATGCTGCATAGTTACTTATGGAATGGGTGTATACTGGGCAAAAGAAGCCTGGAAGCAGCACCAAGGCCAGGTAGAGGTAGTGGATTTACGCACGCTTTATCCTCTGGACGAAGATTTGATTACGGAGCGAGTAAAGAAGCATGGTAAGTGTTTGGTGGTAACCGAAGAACCGGTGAGAAATTCGTTTGCTCAAGGCTTGGCTGGATTTATTCAAAAGGAATGTTTTCGTAAGCTTGATGCTCCTGTAGAAGTAATTGGCTCAGAAAATATGCCAGCTATTCCATTGAATAGTACGCTTGAACAAGAAATGATTCCTAACGGAAAAAAAGTTGCTGAAAGGGTAAGTGAGCTTTTGGCTTACTAA